The sequence CGCCTACTGGACCGGGCTCGACTATGTGGGCGCAGGCCCCGGCGCGCACGGGCGCCTGACCGCGGAGGGCGATCGTCTCGCGACTGAGGCGGAGCGGCGGGTCGGTGACTACATCGCCAAAGTAAGGACGACTGGCGTGGGGTTCGCCGAGCGCGAGACGCTTTCGCCGCGGGAGGCTGCGATCGAGCGGCTGCTGATGGGGCTTCGCATCGACGCCGGCGTCGCCTGGCCGGAGATCGCCGCCCTGGGCCTCGATGCCGAAACGCCAGCCGTCCGCGAGTTGGCGGGCGAGGGCCTGCTGGCGCCGGCCTCGGATCGGCTGGCCCTGACGCGGCGGGGCCGCGCGGTTCTGGATAGCGTGGTGAGGCTTCTGGTCGAGGCCTAGACAGAAACCCTGAGCGAGCCAGGCCGGCCGGCGTTGGCCGGCCTGGCCGCCAAGATCAATACCGGTAGTGGTCCGGCTTAAACGGCCCGGCTTGCGGCACGTTGATATAGGCGGCCTGCTCGGTCGACAGCTGGGTCAGCTTGGCGCCAAGCTTGCCCAGGTGCAGCATCGCGACCTTTTCATCCAGGTGCTTGGGCAGGGTGTAGACCTGCTTGGCGTAGGACTTGGCGTTGGTCCAAAGCTCGATCTGGGCCAGGGTCTGGTTGGTGAAGCTGGCGCTCATCACGAAGCTCGGGTGGCCGGTGGCGTTGCCCAGGTTCACCAGGCGGCCTTCCGACAGCACGATGATCTTCTTGCCGTCCGGGAACTCGACGTGGTGCACCTGCGGCTTGATCTCGTCCCACTTGAAGTTGCGCAGGCCGGCGATCTGAATTTCCGAGTCGAAGTGGCCGATGTTGCAGACGATGGCGTTGTTCTTCATCCCGCGCATGTGATCGACGGTGATGACGTCCTTGTTGCCGGTCGCGGTGACGTAGATGTCGGCGGTCTTCAGGGTGTCCTCGATGGTCAGGACCTCATAGCCCTCCATCGCCGCCTGCAGGGCGCAGATCGGGTCAACCTCGGTGACGATCACCCGGGCGCCGCCCTGGCGCAGCGAGGCGGCCGAACCCTTGCCCACGTCGCCGTAGCCGCAGACCACCGCCACCTTGCCGGCCAGCATCACGTCGGTGCCGCGGCGGATGGCGTCCACCAGGCTCTCGCGGCAGCCATAGAGGTTGTCGAACTTGGACTTGGTCACGCTGTCGTTGACGTTGATCGCCGGGAACGGCAGCTCGCCGCGCTCGGCCATCTGGTAGAGGCGATGTACGCCCGTGGTGGTTTCTTCCGAAACCCCGCCGATGGCGGCGCGGATCGCCGAATAGAAGCCGGGCTTCTCCTTCAGGTACCGCTTCATCACCGCGTAGAGGGCTTCTTCTTCCTCGTTCTTGGGATCGTTCAGGATCGAGGGATCCTTCTCGGCCTTGGGGCCCAGAACGCAGAGCAGGGTGGCGTCGCCGCCGTCGTCCAGGATCAGGTTCGGATAGCCGCCGTCGGCCCACTCGAAGATCTTGTGGGCGTAGTCCCAGTACTCGACCAGGTTCTCGCCCTTGAAGGCGAACACCGGGGTGCCCTTGGCGGCGATGGCGGCCGCGGCGTGGTCCTGGGTCGAGAAGATGTTGCACGAGGCCCAGCGCACGTCGGCGCCCAGGGCTTGCAGGGTCTCGATCAGGACCGCCGTCTGGATGGTCATGTGCAGCGAGCCGGCGATGCGGGCGCCCTTCAGCGGCTGGTCCTTGCCGAATTCGGCGCGGACGGCCATCAGGCCCGGCATTTCGGTTTCGGCGATCTCGATCTCCTTGCGGCCCCAGTCGGCCAGGGAGAGATCTTTCACGATGTAGTCGGCCACGCGCGCAGCTCCGCAAGAATGGATTTGACCCGCTCTATAGCGGGCGAGGGCGGGGCTTAGCAAGAATGATATAAAGATATCTTTATATCTGTAAGTGACCGTCGTCCCTCCCCCGCAAGGGGGAAGGGAAAATCACCAGAACGGCTCGGCCTTCTCCAGGCGGCGCACCGCCTTCTTCGCGCGTTTCAGCTTGGCCGGCTCGCCGGCGCTGACGTGGCCGGCGACGTAGCCGGCGGCGTAGACGATATCGGGGTCCAGCGCCGCCTCCGTTTGGGCCAGGTCGGCGCAGATGCTGCGGGCGGCGACAATGTCCGTCAGGGCCCCCAACGCGTCCTGGGCCGCAGCAGCGGCTTC is a genomic window of Phenylobacterium montanum containing:
- the ahcY gene encoding adenosylhomocysteinase, whose translation is MADYIVKDLSLADWGRKEIEIAETEMPGLMAVRAEFGKDQPLKGARIAGSLHMTIQTAVLIETLQALGADVRWASCNIFSTQDHAAAAIAAKGTPVFAFKGENLVEYWDYAHKIFEWADGGYPNLILDDGGDATLLCVLGPKAEKDPSILNDPKNEEEEALYAVMKRYLKEKPGFYSAIRAAIGGVSEETTTGVHRLYQMAERGELPFPAINVNDSVTKSKFDNLYGCRESLVDAIRRGTDVMLAGKVAVVCGYGDVGKGSAASLRQGGARVIVTEVDPICALQAAMEGYEVLTIEDTLKTADIYVTATGNKDVITVDHMRGMKNNAIVCNIGHFDSEIQIAGLRNFKWDEIKPQVHHVEFPDGKKIIVLSEGRLVNLGNATGHPSFVMSASFTNQTLAQIELWTNAKSYAKQVYTLPKHLDEKVAMLHLGKLGAKLTQLSTEQAAYINVPQAGPFKPDHYRY